From a region of the Spelaeicoccus albus genome:
- a CDS encoding amino acid ABC transporter ATP-binding protein, whose product MTSRLVDVKHVTKLFADEYAVRDVSLHVDSGEVLCIIGPSGSGKSTLLNCINCLVRPDSGSISVDGELIGIEYRNGTPYEMTERSICFQRRKMGMVFQQFNLFPHMTVMQNLCEGPIRVLHEGRAEAQSRAASLLGQVGLGDKADSYPSELSGGQQQRVAIARALNMQPDLMLFDEPTSALDPELVGEVLYAMKELARTGMTMVVVTHEMGFAREVADNVVFMAEGRVIEEGSPARVLDTPSNPRTKDFLSKVL is encoded by the coding sequence ATGACTTCAAGGTTAGTTGACGTAAAGCACGTTACAAAACTGTTCGCTGATGAATACGCCGTTCGCGATGTAAGTTTGCACGTTGACAGTGGCGAGGTCTTATGCATTATCGGGCCATCGGGTTCCGGTAAAAGTACCTTACTTAATTGTATAAATTGTTTAGTGAGACCAGATTCCGGTTCCATCTCGGTGGACGGTGAACTAATCGGTATTGAATATCGTAATGGCACTCCTTACGAAATGACGGAGCGTTCCATATGTTTCCAGCGTCGGAAAATGGGAATGGTATTTCAACAATTCAACCTATTTCCACATATGACGGTTATGCAAAACCTCTGCGAGGGCCCGATTCGCGTCCTTCACGAAGGCCGTGCCGAAGCACAGTCGCGCGCCGCCAGTCTACTCGGGCAGGTTGGCCTAGGCGACAAAGCTGACTCTTACCCGTCCGAGTTGTCGGGCGGACAACAGCAGCGTGTCGCTATCGCCCGTGCCCTCAATATGCAGCCAGATCTGATGCTCTTCGATGAACCGACGTCGGCGCTCGACCCTGAATTGGTAGGCGAAGTCCTGTACGCGATGAAGGAACTCGCGCGAACTGGCATGACCATGGTCGTCGTCACCCATGAAATGGGATTTGCGCGTGAAGTTGCCGACAACGTCGTGTTTATGGCCGAGGGGCGTGTCATCGAAGAAGGTTCGCCCGCGCGCGTTTTAGATACTCCTTCTAATCCAAGAACAAAGGATTTTTTATCAAAAGTTCTGTAG
- a CDS encoding aldehyde dehydrogenase family protein has protein sequence MKFSPVVATDVEHDTPIATDEIFGPIVAVLDVPNTMPFSMHSTTPAMDSPQESAPKASHTQLTSRHASKQGS, from the coding sequence ATGAAGTTCAGCCCGGTGGTCGCGACCGATGTTGAACACGATACGCCGATTGCGACTGACGAAATCTTCGGTCCCATCGTCGCGGTGCTTGACGTCCCGAATACGATGCCGTTCTCGATGCACTCAACAACTCCCGCTATGGACTCACCGCAGGAATCTGCACCGAAAGCCTCGCACACTCAATTGACTTCGCGACACGCGTCCAAGCAGGGGTCGTGA
- a CDS encoding NAD(P)/FAD-dependent oxidoreductase encodes MQSSYDIVIVGGGIYGTSLAYALSKEDCSIGLFESDNFAAGASGGPGERGVRASGRDLRELPIAARARELWKAYEETFTAGVGYRRTGGLAVFDTPPAGSLDELKGLARQRATAQTRLGVNTTYLEGDRLFELEPELSPSVVGALYCPEDGTANHTYATQQFGSRASEAGVDVVTGTSVATVNYSEGRAKSIDLDSGESVGVNQSLVLLCNTSVPELLPPGQGQDLPLWSIYPQMVYVRDNRDKVINQLISHLGRKLSMKQLPDGTFMLSGGLGIDNDSLGAHGSLKAMTYNVQDAVATFPFLSDAVFDKVNHERRDTVCVDGIPIIDQPTGIVNTYFGVGWSGHGFAISLGFTELIASWLKTGDKPNMLSPFSIARFSSQ; translated from the coding sequence ATGCAGTCTAGTTATGACATCGTGATCGTTGGTGGCGGCATATACGGGACATCTCTCGCCTATGCATTATCCAAAGAAGATTGCTCAATCGGCCTCTTCGAGTCTGATAATTTTGCGGCAGGAGCATCCGGTGGGCCAGGTGAGCGCGGCGTGCGGGCATCGGGGCGCGATTTGCGCGAGCTCCCTATCGCAGCCAGAGCACGCGAGCTTTGGAAGGCTTACGAGGAAACCTTTACCGCGGGCGTTGGGTATCGTCGAACCGGTGGACTCGCGGTGTTCGACACGCCTCCCGCTGGTTCGCTCGATGAATTGAAAGGACTCGCACGTCAACGTGCGACAGCCCAGACGCGATTGGGCGTCAACACAACATATCTGGAAGGCGATCGACTTTTTGAACTAGAGCCGGAATTGTCACCGTCCGTCGTTGGAGCGCTTTACTGCCCCGAAGACGGCACGGCAAATCATACGTACGCGACCCAGCAGTTCGGGAGCCGAGCGAGTGAAGCCGGAGTCGATGTCGTCACAGGTACTTCCGTTGCCACAGTAAATTACTCAGAAGGTCGTGCTAAATCTATCGATTTGGACTCGGGTGAAAGCGTTGGAGTTAATCAATCCTTGGTGCTTCTGTGCAATACTTCCGTCCCCGAGCTATTGCCCCCCGGTCAAGGACAAGATTTGCCGCTCTGGTCCATTTACCCGCAGATGGTTTATGTTCGTGACAATCGAGACAAGGTGATCAATCAACTTATTTCGCACCTCGGACGAAAGTTGTCAATGAAACAGCTGCCCGACGGTACGTTCATGTTGTCCGGCGGTCTGGGCATCGACAACGATTCATTGGGCGCGCACGGCAGTTTAAAGGCGATGACATACAATGTTCAAGACGCCGTCGCAACTTTCCCGTTCCTCTCTGATGCGGTCTTTGACAAGGTCAACCACGAGCGTAGGGATACTGTCTGCGTAGATGGGATCCCGATTATTGATCAGCCTACCGGTATCGTGAACACTTACTTCGGCGTCGGTTGGAGCGGGCACGGGTTCGCTATCTCACTCGGGTTCACGGAATTAATCGCCTCATGGCTCAAAACCGGTGATAAGCCGAATATGCTTTCCCCGTTTTCGATTGCCAGATTTTCATCCCAGTAA
- a CDS encoding ComEA family DNA-binding protein, which yields MRNSGRMSPADRMAALIAAARSDEGARAGDADPVHRRRASGAGRTGRTGADSEPDDSVEAEEIPTKTGGWIPETRADDESNQSRLPRWLASRLPQSPRMGIALGAGVLVLVVMLIAGGIFAVRFATAAPAAHPVAGDAATATPGASAAPLSSVGPSDEPSESTAPAAPAPLPGTGASGTSSSGTGVSERVTVQVVGAVRKPGVVTLPAGSRVVDAIKAAGGAGGKADTAAVNMARKVVDGEQIRLPRVGEEPTPAAPSVQQPGDPAAGSAASPPGTTPASVNLNTADLTELETLPNIGPVTAQKIIDWRTQNNGFSSVEDLLDVSGIGPKTFAQLKDLVTV from the coding sequence ATGCGGAACTCCGGCCGAATGTCACCGGCGGACCGGATGGCAGCGCTGATTGCGGCCGCCCGGTCCGACGAGGGTGCGCGCGCCGGGGACGCTGACCCGGTGCATCGTCGCCGCGCGAGCGGAGCCGGCCGGACCGGCCGCACCGGGGCGGACTCCGAACCCGATGACAGCGTCGAAGCCGAGGAAATTCCGACCAAGACTGGCGGTTGGATCCCCGAGACGAGGGCCGACGACGAGTCGAATCAGTCGCGGTTGCCGCGATGGCTCGCATCCCGATTGCCGCAGTCCCCGCGGATGGGAATCGCGTTGGGCGCCGGCGTCCTCGTACTTGTCGTCATGCTGATTGCCGGCGGGATCTTCGCGGTCCGATTTGCGACCGCCGCTCCGGCCGCGCATCCGGTCGCCGGTGATGCCGCTACGGCAACTCCCGGTGCGTCTGCCGCACCGCTCTCGTCTGTTGGGCCCTCCGATGAACCGTCGGAATCCACGGCGCCGGCTGCGCCCGCCCCGCTGCCCGGCACCGGGGCGTCCGGTACGTCGTCGTCCGGAACCGGCGTTTCCGAACGGGTCACCGTGCAAGTGGTCGGCGCGGTCCGAAAGCCCGGAGTGGTGACTTTGCCGGCAGGGTCGCGCGTCGTGGACGCGATCAAAGCGGCAGGGGGCGCGGGCGGCAAAGCGGATACTGCCGCGGTCAATATGGCACGCAAGGTCGTCGACGGCGAACAAATCCGGTTGCCGCGGGTCGGCGAGGAGCCGACCCCGGCGGCGCCGTCCGTGCAGCAGCCGGGGGATCCGGCCGCCGGATCGGCAGCATCGCCGCCCGGAACGACGCCGGCGTCAGTCAATCTGAACACCGCCGACTTGACCGAGCTTGAGACCTTGCCGAACATCGGCCCGGTGACCGCGCAAAAGATCATCGACTGGCGCACGCAGAACAACGGTTTCTCGTCGGTCGAGGACCTGCTGGATGTCTCGGGGATCGGCCCGAAGACGTTTGCGCAGCTGAAAGACCTGGTGACCGTGTAG
- a CDS encoding FAD-binding oxidoreductase: MNIPRRAALALAPAALLAGCGVSGSDEKSPSGSASPSGSSPGTPTHAGKPQWSTLADNLRGELVRPSDSSYDSLKKVENPRYDDARPLALLRAKNAKDVAAGLKFAAHYDVPIAVRSGGHNYAGWSAGGAPGTHVPRSLVIDLRDLADVSVGGNGTATVGAGAQLIDVYAAVADKGRAIAAGSCPTVGVTGLTLGGGVGVLTRSYGLTCDQVESVDIVTADGTVRTVDSKHDADLFWACRGGGGGQFGVVTGWKFRTRSAPTVSVFFLEFPASRATDVIDAWQRWAPTADKRLWSTCKYLSGAKHPTPVLKVAGTWIGSSGLDEQIDEFIDAAGAPSSRFTGTHSYLDAMLLEAGCSKLGVSECHIGHGGALERETLSATSHIAGSRLSRTAIGELTDAVQRARAVDGLVEGGVSLDALGGAVEQGSGTAFAYRDALASVQYTATWHSGGGSDGRAYDGYVHDLRSTMVPHWGTGAYVNYADPTLDAKDYFGANAARLRSVKRAYDPHGLFDQPTSV, encoded by the coding sequence CCGGGTGCGGCGTCAGCGGCAGCGACGAAAAATCGCCGAGCGGCAGCGCGTCGCCGAGCGGCAGCAGTCCGGGAACCCCCACTCACGCGGGCAAACCGCAGTGGTCGACGTTGGCCGACAACCTGCGCGGTGAGCTCGTACGCCCGTCCGATTCGTCTTACGACAGCCTGAAAAAGGTCGAAAATCCCCGCTACGACGATGCCCGCCCGCTGGCGTTGCTCCGAGCCAAGAATGCCAAGGACGTCGCGGCAGGCCTGAAATTCGCGGCGCACTACGACGTGCCGATCGCGGTGCGGTCGGGCGGACACAATTACGCCGGCTGGTCGGCCGGAGGCGCTCCCGGCACGCACGTACCGCGGTCCCTGGTGATCGACCTGCGCGACCTCGCTGACGTGAGCGTCGGCGGCAACGGCACCGCGACGGTCGGCGCCGGCGCGCAGCTGATCGACGTCTACGCCGCAGTTGCCGACAAGGGACGCGCCATTGCGGCCGGCTCGTGTCCGACCGTCGGCGTGACGGGACTGACGCTCGGCGGGGGAGTCGGAGTGCTCACCCGCTCGTACGGGCTGACCTGCGACCAGGTCGAGTCCGTCGACATCGTCACGGCCGACGGCACGGTCCGCACCGTCGACTCCAAGCATGACGCCGACCTCTTCTGGGCCTGCCGCGGCGGTGGCGGCGGACAGTTCGGTGTCGTCACCGGATGGAAATTCCGCACCCGTTCCGCCCCGACGGTCAGCGTATTCTTTCTGGAGTTCCCGGCGTCCCGGGCCACCGACGTGATCGACGCATGGCAACGATGGGCGCCGACCGCGGACAAACGGCTGTGGTCGACGTGCAAATACCTGTCCGGCGCCAAACACCCGACCCCGGTGCTCAAGGTCGCCGGCACGTGGATCGGCTCGTCGGGACTGGACGAGCAAATCGACGAGTTCATCGATGCGGCCGGTGCGCCGTCGTCCCGTTTTACCGGCACCCACTCGTACCTGGACGCCATGCTGCTCGAAGCGGGATGTTCCAAACTCGGCGTCAGCGAGTGCCACATCGGCCACGGCGGCGCGCTCGAGCGCGAAACGTTGAGCGCGACGTCCCACATCGCCGGCAGTCGCCTGTCGCGCACGGCGATCGGCGAATTGACGGACGCCGTCCAGCGGGCCCGGGCCGTGGACGGACTGGTCGAAGGCGGCGTGTCGTTGGACGCTCTCGGCGGGGCGGTCGAGCAGGGATCGGGGACGGCGTTCGCGTACCGGGACGCGCTGGCGTCGGTGCAATACACGGCGACGTGGCACTCCGGCGGCGGATCCGACGGGCGTGCCTACGACGGTTACGTGCACGATTTGCGCTCGACCATGGTTCCGCATTGGGGAACCGGCGCATACGTCAACTACGCCGATCCGACGCTTGATGCGAAAGACTACTTCGGCGCAAACGCGGCACGGTTGCGGTCGGTGAAGCGTGCCTACGATCCGCACGGCCTTTTCGACCAGCCGACATCGGTGTGA
- a CDS encoding DegV family protein — MTITIVTDSTAGITDADAWASDVAVVPLHVIVGDSSRLEGSEITADELAADLRAGRRAGTSMPAGTDFESVFRAARDSGADGVVAITLSGEISGTARAASSAAEIVNAEWGDGHINVLDSRTTAAELRFAVETAVLAAESGADVDAVAAAASAVLEESNSYFYVDTLEYLRRGGRIGAASAWFGGALAIKPILQMRAGEVAAVEKVRTSGRALRRLVAIAEESAHGHPVEYVVQHLDSYDRAAKIAERLKQSDMCVSSTVREVSAVIGAHVGPGVLGITVVPARTGDLTAQPPSGAE; from the coding sequence ATGACCATCACGATCGTCACCGATTCGACGGCGGGCATCACCGACGCCGACGCGTGGGCGTCGGATGTTGCCGTGGTGCCGTTGCACGTGATAGTCGGCGACTCGAGCCGTCTCGAGGGCAGCGAGATCACTGCGGACGAGCTCGCCGCGGATTTGCGCGCCGGACGGCGTGCCGGCACCTCGATGCCGGCGGGCACGGATTTCGAGAGCGTCTTCCGCGCCGCTCGGGACTCGGGCGCGGACGGCGTCGTTGCCATCACCCTCTCCGGCGAGATCTCCGGGACGGCGCGCGCGGCATCATCGGCCGCGGAAATCGTCAACGCTGAATGGGGCGACGGGCACATCAACGTTCTCGACTCGCGGACGACCGCAGCCGAATTGCGGTTCGCCGTCGAGACTGCCGTGCTCGCGGCCGAATCCGGTGCCGACGTCGACGCGGTGGCCGCTGCGGCGTCGGCGGTGTTGGAAGAGTCGAACAGCTATTTTTACGTCGACACCCTCGAGTACCTGCGCCGCGGCGGACGCATCGGAGCCGCGTCGGCGTGGTTCGGCGGCGCTCTGGCCATCAAGCCGATCCTGCAAATGCGCGCCGGCGAGGTAGCGGCAGTGGAAAAGGTACGGACGTCGGGGCGCGCGTTGCGCCGGCTGGTGGCCATCGCCGAAGAGTCCGCACACGGGCACCCGGTCGAGTACGTCGTGCAGCATTTGGATTCCTATGACCGGGCGGCCAAAATCGCGGAGCGGCTCAAACAGTCGGACATGTGCGTATCATCGACGGTCCGGGAGGTCTCGGCGGTGATCGGAGCACACGTGGGGCCCGGAGTGCTGGGCATCACGGTTGTGCCGGCACGTACCGGCGACTTGACGGCACAGCCGCCGTCCGGCGCCGAATAA
- a CDS encoding ComEC/Rec2 family competence protein, whose protein sequence is MPSNGARWGADLRLMAPALAVWASAGLLTGQRSGQMAVVAGFAGAAGAAFAAAVVTGAAVRRAFVAVGICLAGIALIGVSIAVQTAVWAPSNFHELAAHHRSVNARATITRPATPLQTPDRFSGENRFVVHARLTRATGGGETLTLRAPVTIFAGPSWGELAPGTSVSGRLHLSLPEAGRRSAAVCRPFGDPAVQAPAHGIAKMTGDLRTGLRQASSGLAPDSAGLLPGLVDGDTSRVPDSLGASMKDTGLTHLVAVSGSNLAILSGAVLVVGVLVGVVRWLQLVGAGVVLVGYVLVVGPDPSVLRSAVMAWVALLGLLSGRGGRGLPALSLAVVVLLVADPWFGRDFGFALSVLACAGLLICVRPWAAALSAVMPRFLALAVAVPAAAQAFCAPVIVLLRPRLSLYAVPANLLAAPAVPAATILGVVAMVAAAVWMPAARFVAWWAGWGTDWIAGVARFFDGMPAATVPWPAGLPGAVVLVAVTVVGCVLCAVALRSRRAFVVTAGLTVACVGLLWRPVMRLPDRWLPVAAPVVICDVGQGSGAVVRTGEHAGMVFDVGEEAADIDRCLSSMGITEVPLIVLSHFDLDHVGGLSGVLQGRKVDRVLVSPLRQPPANAARAYAELAGAQLKPDVGEAGMSGEVGGVGWRLVWPSAGGSSVSGSGTVSNESALVALVTIDGKRVVFPADLDAATQAALRRELVRGEGSVPRVDVLVVAHHGSADQDPAFNRALAPRVAVVSVGADNDYGHPAPETLSMLAGMGVPTYRTDRCGSIALTFDPQLAVSTQHDCHGAGS, encoded by the coding sequence GTGCCCAGCAACGGCGCGCGATGGGGTGCCGACCTGCGCCTCATGGCACCGGCGTTGGCGGTCTGGGCGTCGGCCGGGCTGCTCACCGGCCAACGCTCCGGCCAGATGGCCGTGGTGGCAGGGTTCGCCGGTGCCGCAGGGGCGGCGTTCGCGGCGGCCGTCGTGACCGGCGCGGCAGTACGACGGGCTTTCGTCGCAGTAGGCATATGCCTGGCCGGCATCGCGTTGATCGGCGTGTCCATCGCTGTGCAGACCGCCGTGTGGGCGCCGAGCAACTTCCATGAGCTGGCCGCGCACCACCGCAGCGTGAACGCGCGGGCGACCATCACGCGCCCCGCGACACCCCTTCAAACGCCGGACAGGTTCTCGGGCGAAAACCGGTTTGTCGTTCATGCACGCCTCACCCGCGCGACCGGCGGGGGAGAGACTCTCACGCTGCGAGCGCCGGTCACGATCTTTGCCGGACCGTCGTGGGGTGAACTGGCGCCGGGCACGAGCGTGAGCGGCAGACTGCATCTCTCCTTGCCCGAGGCCGGACGACGGTCGGCGGCAGTTTGCCGGCCGTTCGGCGACCCGGCAGTACAAGCGCCGGCGCATGGAATAGCAAAGATGACCGGCGATCTCCGAACCGGGCTCAGGCAGGCATCGTCCGGCTTGGCACCCGACTCGGCCGGCTTGCTGCCCGGACTTGTGGACGGCGACACGTCGCGCGTGCCGGATTCGCTCGGCGCGTCAATGAAAGACACGGGCCTCACACACCTCGTTGCGGTGTCGGGTTCGAATTTGGCGATTCTTTCCGGGGCGGTGTTGGTGGTGGGTGTGTTGGTGGGGGTGGTGCGGTGGTTGCAGTTGGTGGGTGCGGGGGTGGTGTTGGTGGGGTATGTGCTGGTGGTGGGGCCGGATCCGAGTGTGCTCAGGTCGGCGGTGATGGCGTGGGTGGCGTTGTTGGGGTTGTTGTCGGGGCGGGGTGGGCGTGGGTTGCCGGCGTTGAGTTTGGCGGTGGTTGTGCTGCTGGTGGCGGATCCGTGGTTTGGGCGGGATTTCGGGTTTGCGTTGTCGGTGTTGGCGTGTGCGGGATTGTTGATTTGCGTGCGGCCGTGGGCTGCGGCGTTATCGGCGGTGATGCCGCGGTTTTTGGCGTTGGCGGTTGCGGTGCCGGCGGCGGCGCAGGCGTTTTGTGCTCCGGTGATTGTGTTGTTGCGTCCGCGTTTGTCGTTGTATGCGGTGCCGGCGAATTTGTTGGCGGCGCCGGCTGTGCCTGCGGCGACGATTCTCGGGGTGGTGGCGATGGTCGCGGCGGCGGTGTGGATGCCGGCGGCGAGGTTCGTCGCGTGGTGGGCGGGTTGGGGGACGGATTGGATTGCCGGGGTGGCGAGGTTTTTCGATGGTATGCCGGCGGCGACGGTGCCGTGGCCGGCGGGTTTGCCGGGGGCCGTGGTGCTGGTGGCTGTGACGGTGGTGGGGTGCGTGTTGTGTGCGGTGGCGTTGCGTTCGCGGCGGGCGTTCGTGGTCACGGCGGGGTTGACGGTCGCCTGTGTCGGGTTGTTGTGGCGCCCGGTGATGCGGTTGCCGGATCGGTGGCTTCCGGTCGCGGCGCCGGTGGTGATTTGTGATGTCGGGCAGGGCAGTGGGGCAGTGGTGCGGACGGGTGAGCATGCCGGGATGGTGTTCGATGTGGGGGAGGAGGCGGCGGATATCGACAGGTGTTTGTCGTCGATGGGGATTACTGAGGTGCCGTTGATCGTGTTGAGTCATTTCGATTTGGATCACGTCGGCGGTTTGTCCGGGGTATTGCAGGGCCGGAAGGTGGATCGTGTGTTGGTGTCGCCGTTGCGACAGCCGCCGGCGAACGCGGCGAGGGCGTACGCCGAGTTGGCCGGGGCGCAGCTGAAGCCGGATGTCGGGGAGGCTGGTATGAGCGGAGAGGTCGGGGGTGTCGGGTGGCGGCTGGTGTGGCCGTCTGCCGGTGGGAGCAGTGTGAGTGGGTCGGGGACGGTGAGTAATGAGTCGGCGCTGGTCGCGTTGGTGACGATTGACGGGAAGCGGGTGGTGTTTCCGGCTGATTTGGATGCGGCGACGCAGGCGGCGTTGCGGCGTGAGTTGGTGCGTGGGGAAGGTTCGGTGCCGCGGGTGGATGTGTTGGTGGTGGCTCATCACGGGTCGGCCGATCAGGATCCGGCGTTCAATCGGGCGTTGGCGCCGCGGGTGGCGGTGGTGTCGGTGGGGGCGGATAACGATTATGGGCATCCGGCGCCGGAAACGCTATCGATGCTGGCCGGGATGGGCGTGCCAACGTACCGGACCGATCGGTGCGGGTCGATCGCGCTTACGTTCGATCCGCAGCTGGCAGTAAGCACTCAACACGACTGCCACGGCGCCGGTTCCTAA